CAGAGTTTCTGTTTGAAATAGTTGGTATTAAGTTGATTCTGTCGCTGTTCGGAATAGAATTCGGGAACAAGTACGAggatattttgtttttgtagCTTTCCAAGATTGACGATGTGTTGGATTGTACGCTGGATTGAGAAGATATGATCCGTAGGTTGTTCGCATTCTGAACGCTAGCGGATTGCGACTTGCTTGGATTAAAGCCATGTTCCAGGTTAGATGCCTTCTTGTAGTAAGACGACAATGTTGCATTCAACAGATCGTCATTAGTTATGTTTGTCTCTGAAACTTTCCTCAGCACGGCGGGGATGTATAGCGGTTTTTTAGGGTTACTGATCTGTCTTACATTTGATTTATGTTTATTGGAATTAAAATTCAGATTAGTGCTCGAAGCAGGCTGCGGTAAAAATTCCAGCGAGGGTTTCCTTAGCATCTGCTGATGCGGCGGTTTCGCCGCATGATTCACCGAATCAATAATGACGTTCGTGTTGCCAAACCGCAGTTGGGACATCGAGCTAGAATTCGTTGTAGTCAGCTTGTCGACAATATTTTCCACCTTCGACGTCGACGATGACGACACTGAAGACGTggacgaagatgaagacTCTTTCGCcttgttttctttactcAACCTCAAATTAGAACTAGCATTCATTTTGAACGACGACAACTTGCGTAACGCCTGCGTGGTTAGATTCTTTTGTCGAACctcgtcatcgtcatcggcatcatcttctaactCATTGAACACAGTTTTGCTCTTTGTATTCTTGCCCCTGCTAACATCCACCACGCTATTGGTGGGATCTAGTTCAGGGTTCGATCTTTGGTCATCCGTGAATGGCAACGTCTTGCCGATCTCCTTACTAGCAGAAGCCTTCCTACCATCTATCTGCCCTTCACCGAGCTTGCTACTGTGGCTGCTGCGAACATTCTCCTCAGCAGAGTTCTTCCTCAATATGGACACCATCGCCGGAGATTGGATCTGCTGCTTTCTGTCAACAAACCCAGTGCCTGCCCCTGTTGAGCTCTCTTGCTGCAACTGCTGCTGACGATGTTGATTTACCATCGATTTCAATGAGATGCTGCTCAAAATACTCTGTTCGGAATGCGTTGACGCCCTGGGCGctatcttcttcttttcaaacGTGATGGGAGATGTCACGGTGTCAGCACCGCTTTCCTCATCACCTTTCCTGCCACGGTAGTCATGGTTCCTTGGTCCCAGGGGAACTCCTCTGCCGTCTCGCTCATCACCGTCCTCCTCCTCTTCCTTGATCGCGGGCGTTTTGGACACACTATGCAACGCAGTCATTCTGGTCTCCACTACAACTGTGCTGCCCAGTCCTCCTCACTGGCGCTTCGTACCTATTCCAGGTCTCAATAGTCATATCATAagctttcttttacttCTCTTCGCCTCTGCTAAATGGTCACCATCGACGGTTGCTTTTTCGCGCTGGTCGAGAATTGACAAAATAAGACACGAACAAAAGAGCAAGTctgaaagaaagaaaagcagCAAAAGCACGGTCTAATTCAACGTGACATAGCATCCGCAATCGCATTCACAGCCGTAAATCCTAACTACCATTCGTCATTATCACAGCTGCCATGGGATCCGACCGGTCGTGTGTTTTGTCTGTGTTTCAGACCATCCTCAAGCTCGTCATCTTCGTGGCGATTTTTGGGGCTGCCATATCATCACGTTTGTTTGCAGTCATCAAATTTGAGTCTATTATCCATGAATTCGACCCCTGGTTCAATTATAGGGCTACCAAATATCTCGTCAACAATTCGTTTTACAAGTTTTTGAACTGGTTTGACGACCGTACCTGGTACCCCCTCGGAAGGGTTACTGGAGGGACTTTATATCCTGGTTTGATGACGACTAGTGCGTTCATCTGGCACGCCCTGCGCAACTGGTTGGGCTTGCCCATTGACATCAGAAACGTTTGTGTGCTATTTGCGCCACTATTTTCTGGGGTCACCGCCTGGGCGACTTACGAATTTACGAAAGAGATTAAAGATGCCAGCGCTGGGCTTTTGGCTGCTGGTTTTATAGCCATTGTCCCCGGTTATATATCTAGATCAGTGGCGGGGTCCTACGATAATGAGGCCATTGCCATTACACTATTAATGGTCACTTTCATGTTTTGGATTAAGGCCCAAAAGACTGGCTCTATCATGCACGCAACGTGTGCAGCTTTATTCTACTTCTACATGGTGTCGGCTTGGGGTGGATACGTGTTCATCACCAACTTGATCCCACTCCATGTCTTTTTGCTGATTTTGATGGGCAGATATTCGTCCAAACTGTATTCTGCCTACACCACTTGGTACGCTATTGGAACTGTTGCATCCATGCAGATCCCATTTGTCGGTTTCCTACCTATCAGGTCTAACGACCACATGGCCGCATTGGGTGTTTTCGGTTTGATTCAGATTGTCGCCTTCGGTGACTTCGTGAAGGGCCAAATCAGCACAGCTAAGTTTAAAGTCATCATGATGGTTTCTCTGTTTTTGATCTTGGTCCTTGGTGTGGTCGGACTTTCTGCCTTGACCTATATGGGGTTGATTGCCCCTTGGACTGGTAGATTTTATTCGTTATGGGATACCAACTACGCAAAGATCCACATTCCTATCATTGCCTCCGTTTCCGAACATCAACCCGTTTCGTGGCCcgctttcttctttgatacCCACTTTTTGATCTGGCTATTCCCCGCCGGTGTATTCCTACTATTCCTCGACTTGAAAGACGAGCACGTTTTTGTCATCGCTTACTCCGTTCTGTGTTCGTACTTTGCCGGTGTTATGGTTAGATTGATGTTGACTTTGACACCAGTCATCTGTGTGTCCGCCGCCGTCGCATTGTCCAAGATATTTGACATCTACCTGGATTTCAAGACAAGTGACCGCAAATACGCCATCAAACCTGCGGCACTACTGGCCAAATTGATTGTTTCCGGATCATTCATCTTTTATTTGTATCTTTTCGTCTTCCATTCTACTTGGGTAACAAGAACTGCATACTCTTCTCCTTCTGTTGTTTTGCCATCACAAACCCCAGATGGTAAATTGGCGTTGATCGACGACTTCAGGGAAGCGTACTATTGGTTAAGAATGAACTCTGATGAGGACAGTAAGGTTGCAGCGTGGTGGGATTACGGTTACCAAATTGGTGGCATGGCAGACAGAACCACTTTAGTCGATAACAACACGTGGAACAATACTCACATCGCCATCGTTGGTAAAGCCATGGCTTCCCCTGAAGAGAAATCTTACGAAATTCTAAAAGAGCATGATGTCGATTATGTCTTGGTCATCTTTGGTGGTCTAATTGGGTTTGGTGGTGATGACATCAACAAATTCTTGTGGATGATCAGAATTAGCGAGGGAATCTGGCCAGAAGAGATAAAAGAGCGTGATTTCTATACCGCAGAGGGAGAATACAGAGTAGATGCAAGGGCTTCTGAGACCATGAGGAACTCGCTACTTTACAAGATGTCCTACAAAGATTTCCCACAATTATTCAATGGTGGCCAAGCCACTGACAGAGTGCGTCAACAAATGATCACACCATTAGACGTCCCACCATTAGACTACTTCGACGAAGTTTTTACTTCCGAAAACTGGATGGTTAGAATATatcaattgaagaaggatGATGCCCAAGGTAGAACTTTGAGGGACGTTGGTGAGTTAACCAGGTCTTCTACGAAAACCAGAAGGTCCATAAAGAGACCTGAATTAGGCTTGAGAGTCTAAATTGGCCACACATTAAAGGAAATGACTAAgataaaatatacatatataaaaagatAAACAAATAAGTATAAGTTTGGTTTCCCTTCCCGTTATTATGATCGCTCGTGACGGATCGTCTTTGCCCTTTTTGGTAAAACGTAAACAAAAtaacaatagaaaaaataacaacTTTATCAatgtttatttttatttattaagTATTTGATGTGAAGTAGTTTTTCTAAATGCTACTTCATTTTGACATTGTAATTCAATTACTATCAAGTCATACCCTTAAATCGCACCAAGTAGAGCCCCCCATGGATTTTGAAACGTCGTTCGAAGAATTTGTCGAAGATAAACGATTCATTGCTCTAGAGGTATCTgataatgatgacgatTGTGACACTGATTTGACTGCTGACACAGCTGACGAGCTGGAAAGCTCTGCTATCTTAAAGATGAGGGAGTCTGATGCATCTTTAAATGTTACCACCGGCAATAATACATCAAGGAAAACGACTTCCAATTCCAAAAAACGATGGTCTCTATTATCCAATCATTCTGCTGTTTCATCATCTAAATCTAAGAAAAGATGGTCTGTACTTTCTTCAAGCTTTACCAGTGAATCTCATAAGGACAGGGAATCGAGGAACGTTTtgcaacaaaaaagaaaatcctTGCAGAGTTATTCAAGCTTAGATACGGTAGCATCTAATAGCTCTATctctgcttcttcttctttgaaaagatcGTCCACTGGTCTTTCCCTCAGACAATTGTTTACCAAGATAGGCATAAACGATGATATATCACAACCTGGGATCGGGATTCCGCAAGGTAAGGAAAATCTGCCTCCAACTAtgggcaaaaaaaattcatcaattgcTTCCACTAGTTCGGAAAACAGACTTAGGACACCATTGAAGCCGCTTGTTAATCATTCTAAAAGGCCCACTTCACAAccacaacagcaacaaccACTATATAATGCATCATTGTCCTCGAGAAGATCGTCGATTTCTTCCACTGTCTCTTCTTCCAGCTCGTCTAAATGGAGATTCTGGAAGAGAAATAAGAACCAGACACCTGCATTGTTGCAACCAGACCACCATTCTTTAAAAACCTTTCCTGCAGTAAACCGTCGTGATTCCATGACGCCCGTTGAACCAAGAAATATGGTAAAACATAAGACATCCTTTTCAGATTTCCATAAGACTATCTTCAGTTCAAATACGTATTCTGAAAGCAGCGATACAATATCTTCCATGGAAAttactttgaaaaacaaagCTTCTTCCTCAAGTCTATCTTTGAACgtgttgaagaaaaggaattcGCAATCAAGTTTGAAGCACAAAAGTTCACATGCATCCTTacaaaaattcaaaagaaacaaaggAAAGTCCTCCATGATAGCACCATCGACAGCAACTAATAGCAGCAATGATGACTCTTGTAGCTACAGttccaaaaattctacGTTGAGTCACC
This sequence is a window from Saccharomyces cerevisiae S288C chromosome VII, complete sequence. Protein-coding genes within it:
- the PIB2 gene encoding Pib2p (Phosphatidylinositol 3-phosphate binding protein; forms a distinct complex with TORC1, induced by glutamine in a dose-dependent manner, resulting in TORC1 activation, suggesting dual roles as both a glutamine sensor and a direct TORC1 activator; functions as a cysteine sensor involved in TORC1 activation; involved in leucine- and glutamine-responsive TORC1 activation, independent of the Gtr/Ego pathway; related to human PLEKHF1; contains a PI3P binding FYVE domain; similar to Fab1p and Vps27p); amino-acid sequence: MTALHSVSKTPAIKEEEEDGDERDGRGVPLGPRNHDYRGRKGDEESGADTVTSPITFEKKKIAPRASTHSEQSILSSISLKSMVNQHRQQQLQQESSTGAGTGFVDRKQQIQSPAMVSILRKNSAEENVRSSHSSKLGEGQIDGRKASASKEIGKTLPFTDDQRSNPELDPTNSVVDVSRGKNTKSKTVFNELEDDADDDDEVRQKNLTTQALRKLSSFKMNASSNLRLSKENKAKESSSSSTSSVSSSSTSKVENIVDKLTTTNSSSMSQLRFGNTNVIIDSVNHAAKPPHQQMLRKPSLEFLPQPASSTNLNFNSNKHKSNVRQISNPKKPLYIPAVLRKVSETNITNDDLLNATLSSYYKKASNLEHGFNPSKSQSASVQNANNLRIISSQSSVQSNTSSILESYKNKISSYLFPNSIPNSDRINLIPTISNRNSARVNPPTKDHWIPDSKRNSCRYCHKPFTLWERKHHCRHCGDIFCQDHLRHWLYLDSQANFIMINELNNGGINGGGTLCKICDDCLVEYENLSTTNHNANTNEDNINVEEGEDDDNDNRKKLRNYYKNRQMNALFRPKKGGSSQEHATVDRDTTTPIQVKSNDEEADNENTGGEQEEGNDVLGSVIGSVPANWNWSSF
- the STT3 gene encoding dolichyl-diphosphooligosaccharide--protein glycosyltransferase subunit STT3 (Catalytic subunit of the oligosaccharyltransferase (OST) complex; the OST complex catalyzes asparagine-linked glycosylation of newly synthesized proteins in the ER lumen; involved in recognition of N-acetylglucosamine; forms a subcomplex with Ost3p and Ost4p), with the protein product MGSDRSCVLSVFQTILKLVIFVAIFGAAISSRLFAVIKFESIIHEFDPWFNYRATKYLVNNSFYKFLNWFDDRTWYPLGRVTGGTLYPGLMTTSAFIWHALRNWLGLPIDIRNVCVLFAPLFSGVTAWATYEFTKEIKDASAGLLAAGFIAIVPGYISRSVAGSYDNEAIAITLLMVTFMFWIKAQKTGSIMHATCAALFYFYMVSAWGGYVFITNLIPLHVFLLILMGRYSSKLYSAYTTWYAIGTVASMQIPFVGFLPIRSNDHMAALGVFGLIQIVAFGDFVKGQISTAKFKVIMMVSLFLILVLGVVGLSALTYMGLIAPWTGRFYSLWDTNYAKIHIPIIASVSEHQPVSWPAFFFDTHFLIWLFPAGVFLLFLDLKDEHVFVIAYSVLCSYFAGVMVRLMLTLTPVICVSAAVALSKIFDIYLDFKTSDRKYAIKPAALLAKLIVSGSFIFYLYLFVFHSTWVTRTAYSSPSVVLPSQTPDGKLALIDDFREAYYWLRMNSDEDSKVAAWWDYGYQIGGMADRTTLVDNNTWNNTHIAIVGKAMASPEEKSYEILKEHDVDYVLVIFGGLIGFGGDDINKFLWMIRISEGIWPEEIKERDFYTAEGEYRVDARASETMRNSLLYKMSYKDFPQLFNGGQATDRVRQQMITPLDVPPLDYFDEVFTSENWMVRIYQLKKDDAQGRTLRDVGELTRSSTKTRRSIKRPELGLRV
- the ALK1 gene encoding protein kinase ALK1 (Atypical protein kinase; along with paralog, ALK2, required for proper spindle positioning and nuclear segregation following mitotic arrest, proper organization of formins and polarisome components in mitosis, and survival after spindle assembly checkpoint delay; regulates the morphogenesis checkpoint in response to polarity insults through inactivation of Mih1p; phosphorylated in response to DNA damage; similar to mammalian haspins), encoding MLLHFDIVIQLLSSHTLKSHQVEPPMDFETSFEEFVEDKRFIALEVSDNDDDCDTDLTADTADELESSAILKMRESDASLNVTTGNNTSRKTTSNSKKRWSLLSNHSAVSSSKSKKRWSVLSSSFTSESHKDRESRNVLQQKRKSLQSYSSLDTVASNSSISASSSLKRSSTGLSLRQLFTKIGINDDISQPGIGIPQGKENLPPTMGKKNSSIASTSSENRLRTPLKPLVNHSKRPTSQPQQQQPLYNASLSSRRSSISSTVSSSSSSKWRFWKRNKNQTPALLQPDHHSLKTFPAVNRRDSMTPVEPRNMVKHKTSFSDFHKTIFSSNTYSESSDTISSMEITLKNKASSSSLSLNVLKKRNSQSSLKHKSSHASLQKFKRNKGKSSMIAPSTATNSSNDDSCSYSSKNSTLSHRISLPVPDQVSRDKIQNKLRYSTSLLSLNSKSSLPMNKNDHDETLLRQILLNCDIKRILNPAKGDVLPLINDVNHLSSIQLTSNVWQIGEVICKKVSLGTIDDITWDRKFLSLQELEKLKIMQQKFDGIPQLLKSFVVKEANGGLYLYLLFKDHGTPISLISLKNWKQILKIFWSCAGIIHGLEKNLKFEHRNLTLDNILIDGNGNITIIDFKCSRLQTPQDDVLYLRLDHPLFFLNGKDKSKINEYQYQFEFEIYQSMRILLNMDASAFEPMTNLYWLYYLSRVLLKFGDRKLGKNDANRDKMARVINHLEMNLAVHKRGGQLFKRLETEDIKNTGDLLKLYK